One genomic region from Amycolatopsis sp. FBCC-B4732 encodes:
- a CDS encoding glycosyltransferase — MRLLFTSLGSFGHTFPLVPLAVAARDAGHDVVFATSEDFLPQLTKAGLETAAAGLAIKDAFGAAFAESGPPGPRRPPGEVPPEVLGPIVAKVFGEFMPERFIADLLPLFEHFRPDLVVSESGNSGGAFAAMKAGIPVVAHGFGRVSSEDPMVTRIRDAIRAHGATLGIDVGEDLAFTGPFIDICPESVQEPGFLARTTRVPLRPVGWSEPGELPAGVLDKRRPLVYLTLGTAMGHAGVLGAAIAGLSGLDVDVLVATGPTVDPAALGEVPENVRLESWVPQSELLPHVDLVVHHGGSGTTLGAFGAGLPQLLLPQGADQFSNADAVVAAGVGDRLLGTEVTGEAVAAKARHLLTDTAVADATRALAAEVAAMPSPTDVAAQLPTFA; from the coding sequence GTGCGCTTGCTCTTCACCTCACTGGGGTCCTTCGGTCACACGTTCCCTCTGGTCCCACTGGCGGTCGCCGCGCGCGACGCGGGCCACGACGTCGTCTTCGCCACCTCGGAAGACTTCCTGCCGCAGCTGACGAAAGCCGGGCTCGAGACGGCCGCCGCCGGGCTCGCGATCAAGGACGCGTTCGGGGCGGCCTTCGCCGAGTCCGGGCCGCCCGGCCCCCGGCGCCCGCCCGGCGAGGTCCCGCCCGAGGTGCTCGGGCCGATCGTGGCGAAGGTGTTCGGCGAGTTCATGCCGGAGCGGTTCATCGCCGACCTGCTGCCGCTGTTCGAGCACTTCCGGCCGGACCTGGTGGTGAGCGAGTCGGGCAACTCCGGCGGCGCGTTCGCCGCGATGAAGGCCGGGATCCCCGTGGTGGCGCACGGGTTCGGCCGCGTGTCGAGCGAAGACCCGATGGTGACGCGGATCCGCGACGCGATCCGCGCGCACGGTGCCACGCTGGGGATCGACGTCGGGGAGGACCTGGCGTTCACGGGCCCGTTCATCGACATCTGCCCGGAGTCCGTGCAGGAGCCCGGGTTCCTGGCGCGCACCACCCGCGTCCCGTTGCGGCCGGTCGGCTGGAGCGAGCCGGGCGAGCTGCCCGCGGGCGTACTGGACAAGCGGCGGCCGCTCGTCTACCTGACCCTCGGCACGGCGATGGGCCACGCGGGCGTGCTCGGCGCGGCGATCGCCGGTCTGTCCGGTTTGGACGTCGACGTCCTGGTCGCCACCGGCCCGACGGTCGATCCGGCGGCGCTCGGCGAAGTCCCGGAGAACGTCCGGCTCGAGTCGTGGGTCCCGCAGTCGGAGCTGCTCCCGCACGTCGACCTGGTGGTGCACCACGGCGGCAGCGGCACGACGCTCGGCGCGTTCGGCGCGGGCCTCCCGCAGCTCCTGCTGCCGCAGGGCGCGGACCAGTTCAGCAACGCGGACGCGGTCGTCGCGGCCGGCGTCGGCGACCGCCTGCTCGGCACCGAGGTCACGGGCGAAGCCGTGGCCGCGAAGGCCCGCCACCTGCTCACGGACACCGCGGTCGCCGACGCGACCCGGGCCCTGGCGGCCGAAGTCGCGGCGATGCCATCCCCCACCGACGTCGCCGCGCAACTCCCCACCTTCGCCTGA
- a CDS encoding phospho-sugar mutase, whose amino-acid sequence MTVNSTLRDAAFRWIADDPDDGSRAELQDVLARAMGGDAAAEADLADRMAGPLEFGTAGLRGPVRAGPNGMNVAVVTRTTAGVAAWLAAHGHAGALVVVGRDARHGSEAFATAAAEVLAAAGFDVKVFPRPLPTPVLAFAVGRLGAVAGIQITASHNPPADNGYKLYDATGGQIVPPSDGEIERAIQAAPAAVSVERAAGAEVADLVDRYLDEVATLPLGAGRAIRVAATALHGVGAETLRAAFERAGFTDLHLVTAQSAPDPDFPTVSFPNPEEPGATDLLLALASDVDADLAVALDPDADRCALGVRGRDGSWRMLRGDETGVLLGSYVLSTVDRTLLPDPLVATTIVSSSLLGEIAKAEGARYAETLTGFKWLVRAGEGLVFAYEEALGLCVNPGFVRDKDGIAAATLAAGLAAQLKAQGRTPLDVLDELAQRHGVHLTDQVSLRVTDLAVRGQLMAKVRKSPPSRLGGAEVGIEDLLPDADVVRLAGDGVRVVIRPSGTEPKLKAYLQVVAPVTGSLDDAREAAQRQLAAVRADVEELLA is encoded by the coding sequence GTGACAGTGAATTCCACCCTGCGTGACGCCGCCTTCCGCTGGATCGCCGACGACCCGGACGACGGCTCGCGCGCCGAGCTGCAGGACGTCCTCGCGAGGGCGATGGGCGGCGACGCCGCGGCCGAAGCCGACTTGGCCGACCGGATGGCCGGGCCGCTCGAGTTCGGCACCGCCGGCCTGCGCGGGCCGGTGCGCGCCGGGCCGAACGGGATGAACGTCGCCGTCGTCACCCGCACCACGGCCGGGGTGGCCGCCTGGCTGGCCGCGCACGGGCACGCGGGCGCGCTGGTCGTCGTCGGCCGTGACGCGCGGCACGGTTCGGAGGCGTTCGCGACCGCGGCCGCCGAGGTGCTCGCCGCGGCGGGCTTCGACGTCAAGGTGTTCCCGCGCCCGCTGCCGACACCGGTGCTCGCGTTCGCCGTCGGGCGGCTCGGCGCGGTGGCCGGCATCCAGATCACCGCGTCGCACAACCCCCCGGCGGACAACGGGTACAAGCTCTACGACGCCACCGGCGGCCAGATCGTGCCGCCCTCCGACGGCGAGATCGAGCGCGCCATCCAGGCCGCGCCCGCCGCGGTGAGCGTGGAACGCGCCGCCGGCGCCGAGGTCGCCGACCTCGTCGACCGGTACCTCGACGAGGTCGCGACGCTGCCGCTCGGCGCGGGCCGCGCGATCCGGGTGGCCGCGACGGCGTTGCACGGCGTCGGCGCCGAGACGCTGCGCGCGGCATTCGAGCGGGCCGGCTTCACCGACCTGCACCTGGTGACCGCGCAGTCCGCGCCGGACCCGGACTTCCCGACCGTGTCGTTCCCGAACCCCGAAGAGCCGGGCGCGACGGACCTGCTGCTGGCGCTGGCGTCCGATGTGGACGCCGACCTGGCGGTCGCGCTCGACCCGGACGCCGACCGCTGCGCCCTCGGTGTGCGCGGGCGCGACGGGTCGTGGCGGATGCTGCGCGGCGACGAAACCGGCGTCCTGCTCGGCTCGTACGTCCTGTCCACAGTGGACCGCACGCTGCTGCCGGACCCGCTGGTGGCCACGACCATCGTGTCGTCGTCGCTGCTCGGCGAGATCGCCAAAGCCGAGGGCGCCCGCTACGCCGAGACGCTGACCGGGTTCAAGTGGCTGGTGCGCGCCGGCGAGGGGCTCGTGTTCGCCTACGAAGAGGCGCTCGGACTGTGCGTGAACCCGGGTTTCGTGCGCGACAAGGACGGCATCGCCGCCGCGACCCTGGCCGCCGGGCTCGCCGCGCAGCTCAAGGCGCAGGGCCGCACGCCGCTGGACGTGCTCGACGAGCTGGCGCAGCGCCACGGTGTCCACCTGACCGACCAGGTTTCCCTGCGCGTCACCGACCTCGCCGTCCGCGGGCAGCTGATGGCGAAGGTGCGGAAGTCGCCGCCGTCGCGGCTCGGCGGTGCCGAGGTCGGCATCGAGGACCTGCTGCCGGACGCGGATGTCGTGCGCCTGGCCGGCGACGGCGTGCGCGTGGTGATCCGGCCGTCCGGGACCGAGCCGAAGCTGAAGGCGTACCTGCAGGTGGTGGCTCCGGTCACCGGCTCGCTCGACGACGCGCGCGAGGCGGCGCAGCGGCAGCTGGCGGCGGTGCGGGCGGACGTCGAGGAGCTGCTGGCCTGA
- a CDS encoding flavodoxin family protein: MPRLLIVHHTPSPSTQALFEAVLAGATHPDIEGVEVVRRAALAATVPDVLEADGYLLGTPANLGSMSGALKHFFDTVYYPCLDATRGRPFGYWIHGGSDTSGTERQLRSITTGLAWTQAAEPVISTGEPDKKTLEACTELGGTLAATLVS, from the coding sequence ATGCCGCGGCTGCTGATCGTGCACCACACGCCGTCGCCGTCGACGCAGGCGCTGTTCGAAGCCGTGCTCGCGGGCGCGACGCACCCGGACATCGAGGGGGTGGAGGTCGTCCGCCGCGCGGCGCTGGCGGCGACCGTCCCCGACGTCCTCGAGGCGGACGGCTACCTGCTGGGCACGCCGGCGAACCTGGGCAGCATGAGCGGGGCGCTGAAGCACTTCTTCGACACCGTCTACTACCCCTGCCTGGACGCGACGCGGGGTCGCCCGTTCGGGTACTGGATCCACGGCGGCAGCGACACCTCGGGGACGGAACGGCAGCTGCGCTCCATCACCACGGGCCTGGCGTGGACCCAGGCCGCGGAACCGGTGATCAGCACCGGCGAACCGGACAAAAAGACCCTCGAAGCCTGCACGGAACTGGGCGGCACGCTGGCCGCGACCCTGGTGAGCTGA
- a CDS encoding helix-turn-helix transcriptional regulator has protein sequence MARERTFAERLSALIEAARLDGRAPHSYREISAAVERAGGPAMSPAYLQQLATGKRVNPKIHYVEALARLFGVPVTYFFDEEAAAAPAGEAQLMAMRAQELSPQGRRQVMDLLDLVERYERAEREGRNPEDTAR, from the coding sequence ATGGCACGGGAACGCACCTTCGCGGAACGGCTGAGTGCCCTGATCGAGGCGGCCCGGCTGGACGGCCGCGCGCCGCACAGCTACCGGGAGATCTCCGCCGCCGTCGAGCGCGCGGGCGGGCCGGCGATGTCGCCCGCCTACCTGCAGCAGCTGGCGACCGGGAAGCGGGTCAACCCGAAGATCCACTACGTCGAAGCGCTGGCGCGGCTGTTCGGCGTGCCGGTGACGTACTTCTTCGACGAGGAGGCGGCCGCGGCCCCGGCGGGCGAGGCCCAGCTGATGGCGATGCGGGCGCAGGAGCTCTCGCCGCAGGGCCGCCGTCAGGTGATGGACCTGCTCGACCTCGTCGAACGCTACGAGCGGGCCGAGCGCGAAGGCCGGAATCCGGAGGACACCGCGCGATGA
- a CDS encoding MAB_1171c family putative transporter — translation MSTLFSPVNVLAMVLFAAALAWRIYQVQRAPTVPNWAVTACVAGFAAAFLLQQTAISDEVDALLGRGAARVANNALLACGLCALVVFFLGSALGPRRYRRVTAELVPLLAAIALMIVAMAVTPPQLRGLPLGPSTVHDSGVALFYLGAGLYLIYGLIACSAWIVRYLRVADRNLRIGLKLSAIGMACAAAGSVFRALYIVVAWAFGPVLKVLLLLGVPFVIVGGMLFLAGMTYPGVRARLSALRRRRQHRREHQALAPLWTLLVRAFPSIVLRTPPRRDRFSPRGVHRVHYRRVIEIRDGLVQLSPYLAADFGEVVATDPGAAAAALKTALERHAAGEENDGRAKQVLPSQADDIESDVRPLLALSAALDS, via the coding sequence GTGAGCACGCTGTTCAGCCCTGTGAACGTTCTTGCGATGGTGCTGTTCGCCGCCGCGCTCGCGTGGCGGATCTACCAGGTGCAGCGCGCACCGACGGTGCCGAACTGGGCCGTGACGGCGTGCGTGGCCGGGTTCGCCGCGGCGTTCCTGCTGCAGCAGACGGCGATCTCCGACGAGGTGGACGCCCTCCTCGGCCGCGGCGCGGCCCGGGTGGCGAACAACGCGCTGCTGGCGTGCGGCCTCTGCGCGCTGGTGGTCTTCTTCCTCGGCTCCGCGCTGGGGCCCCGCCGGTACCGCCGGGTGACGGCCGAGCTGGTGCCGCTGCTGGCGGCGATCGCGCTGATGATCGTCGCGATGGCCGTGACGCCGCCACAGCTGCGCGGCCTGCCGCTGGGGCCGTCGACGGTCCACGACAGCGGGGTTGCGCTGTTCTACCTCGGCGCCGGGCTGTACCTGATCTACGGCCTGATCGCGTGCTCGGCGTGGATCGTGCGGTACCTGCGGGTGGCCGACCGGAACCTGCGGATCGGCCTCAAGCTGAGCGCGATCGGGATGGCCTGCGCGGCGGCGGGCAGCGTCTTCCGCGCGCTGTACATCGTGGTGGCGTGGGCGTTCGGGCCGGTGCTGAAGGTCCTGCTGCTGCTCGGCGTGCCGTTCGTGATCGTCGGCGGGATGCTGTTCCTGGCCGGCATGACCTACCCCGGCGTGCGAGCGCGGCTGTCGGCACTGCGCCGCCGCCGCCAGCACCGGCGCGAGCACCAAGCCCTCGCTCCACTGTGGACATTGCTGGTCCGCGCGTTCCCCAGCATCGTGCTCCGGACGCCCCCGCGCCGCGACCGGTTCTCCCCGCGCGGCGTCCACCGCGTGCACTACCGCCGGGTGATCGAGATCCGGGACGGGCTGGTCCAGCTCTCCCCGTACCTGGCGGCGGACTTCGGCGAGGTCGTGGCCACCGACCCGGGCGCCGCGGCGGCCGCGCTGAAGACGGCGCTGGAGCGGCACGCGGCGGGCGAGGAGAACGACGGCCGCGCGAAGCAGGTCCTGCCCTCCCAAGCGGACGACATCGAATCCGACGTCCGGCCGCTGCTCGCGCTGTCCGCGGCACTGGATTCGT